The Sesamum indicum cultivar Zhongzhi No. 13 linkage group LG9, S_indicum_v1.0, whole genome shotgun sequence genome segment tttagatatttttgacacatttagtcctgtaactatTGACAAAACAAATTTGGTCCTGTATGTATTTTACTAGAAAGCATTTAGTCCTGTATGTTTAACAAGTGCGACACTTTTAGTCCTGCTGCTCCCGAAGAAAAAAACCAGTGGCTGGAAAAAAGTTTAGTGAAATGCACGTGCAGCTTTGTGGGGTTTTCACCTACTTAATGTTATTTCTcacaagaaaaatacacacatcCTCAACATCCTAAACCCTAATTTTCTCCCAGAATTTCCAATTTCTACTTAATTACCCTAATTTTTCTCCCAAATTCCCCGCTAACTCTCTTCTTGAAATCCCCTCCGCAACATTGTTCAAAATTGCAAGCTTCCTATCCTCCGTGTCTTTGGTTATGCGCTCCAAATTCTAATCAAACAGATTTCTCTGTGTTTTTTTCACTTGATTTGCATAGATTTGAAGAATTTTGTGGATTTTTTGTGTGTTAGTCTTGAGGTATCTCATGCGTAATCATTTGGGAGTTTGGAAAAGTAGGGCTGAAATGAGGAATTAGGGTGGGGctcgtgaaataaaaaagtctGATAGTGTTTGGTAATTAGTGCGTGAAAACACGCGCTTTTTCTCCGGTATCATATCTCACTCGCCGTTAAAGCAGTACAAGACTAAATGTGGTTTAGTAAAATACATATAGGACTAATTTGTTTTGTCAATAGTTACACGACAAAATGTGtcaaaaatatctaaattacAGGACAAAATGTGTTTATTCATAAGATAGAGGACGAATAGTATAACACACCTAtggttacaggactaaaagtgaaattttgcctaAAAGATATGCCACCACTTGAAAGTTTTGAGCACCACGATGCAATGATCTTACGTGATTATTGTATCAGAAGACTTAAAGGTTGTATATGCCACTTCAGCAAATCTTGCACgcaaatctaatattaataacatgAAGGGTGTTGTGGCTTATCTTGTTGAAAAATGTGGGCAATTTGCTAGTTGCATGGTATAACATTGCAAGGAGTCTTGCAGATTGGTCGTATTCCAAATGAATGGGCTCGGTGTCTTTTACCTCTTGTGAGGGATAAGAAGGTCTGTCTTCAGGGGTACTGCAAATCTGCTCCTCCTGTACTGGGGATCATGGACACCGTTGTATTAGCTATCAGGTATTTTGCTGATAATTGGAGTTTGTTCCTAATCCACATCTTTGTGAGTGAACATATGGCCACATTCTGCAACTGTGATTCAGTTTAGTACTAAATAATACTTTGACgtagtaaatttattttcattttgtgtTCATGGTGTAGCGTTTACATAAACAGCTCCATGTTCCAGAAAAGCCATCGAACTTCACTTAAAGCATCCAGTAATTCAGCAGAAGAGTCAATTGTTCATCCGCTTCCGACTTTATTCAAATTGCTGGGACTTGTTCCTTTTAAGAAGGTGGATGCGCCTTCTATTCCTAAATATTGGATGTTTGAGTTTACAAAAGTTGATAATCTACATAATGTTCCAATGCCGAAAATTTGATGTGTTTAGCCTTAATTGATGTATGCTGACATCATCCATAATGTAGTTTGTTCATTTGTGCAGGCAGAATTTACTCCAGGAGATCTGTACACAAGGAAGAGGCCTTTGCATGATGAGGTACAATGAGCATGGACAGTGGATGTTTAAATGCAATGAGCATGGATCTTAGTATTTTCCTTTGCATCAACAGGATAGCTCTGCTTTACCTTCATCCTTGCTGCATATAAATAAGTTGAAGAGTTCATCTTCTGAGAATGCAAATTATGTTGAAAATGAGGAGTCAATTTCTGACAATGATCTTGACAATATTGTTGGTGTTACTGACAGCTCAGAGTTAGAGGTAAAGGAATTTGAAATATCTCTTCTGCTTCTTGTGTTATCTTTCTGTGTAATGTAttctattttccttttttttaggAGATGGAACCTCCTGGTACCCTGCTGTGTGAACTTCGGCCTTACCAGAAGCAGGCACTTAATTGGATGATCCAGCTGGAAAGGGGACACTGTGTTGATGAAGCTGCAGCTACTCTGCACCCATGTTGGGATGCTTACCGCCTTGCGGACAGGTATGTGAAGCTCCCCACGCTGTGATCAATATTCTCTATTTTGATTGGATTTTGCATTGACaaatggatttatttgtttacagCAGGGGAATGGTTATCTACGTGAATGCCTTTTCAGGTGATGCAACGACAGAATTCCCAAGCATGCTTCAAATGGCTAGAGGAGGAGTATGTTGCTAGTTTTACTTATCGTGTTTCATCTGTGCCTGTGTTTCTTTGTATTGGTGTTGCCATGCATGAACAGAGAATATATTGTAGATTCTGGCAGATTCTATGGGTCTTGGGAAGACTATCATGACTATATCTCTTCTTCTCACACATTCTGAAAGAGGTGGATCATTGAGTGGTGCATCTGCTAGCCAGTCTTCCAGTGATAACTGCAAAGCGAGCTTGAGTTCAGATAAATCTCCAGTACCTCCTAAAAAAGCACCAAAGTTTGCTGGTTTTGAGAGGCTCGTGAAACAAAAAGCCTCGCTTGTTGGTGGTGGTAATCTCATTGTATGCCCAATGACGCTTATAGGGCAGTGGAAGGTATAGTTCTCTGTGCTTAAATTGTGTTTCGTGATAAATGAGTTAAAGTGAAATAGGCGTTATCCATATATGGGTGTTGACAAAAATCACTTGGATTGAATGTTAgctttctttccttcttaGACAGAGATTGAAACTCATGCCGAACCTGGAGCTTTGTCGCTTTATGTTCATTATGGACAAAATAGATCAAGGGACGCCAAATTTCTAGTACAAAGTGACGTTGTACTAACTACGTATGGAGTGCTAGCTTCAGAATTTTCAACAGAGGTACTCTGCATAATAATAGGTCAAGTAGCTTAGAGGATGTCTCATCCTCTCTCGTTGGTGCGCTTGTGTATACTTAATTGGAACATCAAGTGACATTGTTACACAGCTCTTGCTTCAGTATGCTTCCGAGGTATGCTGATAGATACCTGATCCTCATCGTTCTTTTTGTAGAATGCAGAGGATATTGGGGGTTTGTTTTCAGTTAGATGGTTTAGAGTGATTCTTGATGAGGCACACACcataaaatcatccaaaagcCAAATTTCTATGGCTGCCTCTGCTCTTGCTGCTAATTGTCGCTGGTGCCTTACTGGCACACCTATCCAGGTAAATGATTGATGTTGTTAGCTCTGCATGTTCAGTGAATGATTTCACTACAAATCAGCTTTTAcgttgatttatatttttttttccttttgtccTTGAAATACTAATATCAAATAAGTTCAATACATTTTGGTTATATTTCTGATGACTTCTTGACgggatttaattttgcaagttcTTGTACATTTTGCTATGCCCTTATATATAAAGCTATGCTATTCGTACGCTGAGAGAGTAACTTCATGGTTTCTTTGTCTGTACATTAActcctaaaatatttacacGTACCAACTCAATGGCACATGATGTGTGATAGTTGTTTCCTATCACTTCCACTTCTCAGTCTATTGCACAAATATTCATTCTTTTGCCTTgtttcttcaattctttttagCTCCTTTCTGGTCAACCACATTTTCTAATCTAActacttaaaatatttttcctcacTTACCTtttcaaacaaacaaataaaggcagaaaaatttgcataatttaacaaacaaatagaaactaatttcaaatatagtttaataaattcagCAATAGGGAGTGAAGAGCTGATTCCATTTCAATGAATTGTGAAGAGATTTACTGCTCTTAAAGTATCTTTAAGTTAGGATATCAACTACACTGGCATAAATGATTTCCAGTTGTCAAGCTGCTTCTATTGTATTGATAAGATCTCTTAATATTTCTTTAGTATCTGGCCGCAGCTATCAgttataattcaaaagttgTGTAGTTCAGCCTTTAGTATGACCttagttattatttactaaCTTGTTTATGatccttttttaatatttatgctATGCCGTTAGTTTGGTGATGGGAGATAGCTTATATCAATTTCTTCACCATCAAAGTTATGTTTCTATGGCAATTCCTTGTAACAGAATAACTTGGAGGATCTTTATAGTCTTCTTCGATTTTTGAAGATTGAGCCATGGGGAAGCTGGGCGTGGTAAGGTGCTAATCCATCTTTTGCATAAATTCAGTGATCtgaaagtatttttatttggacTGCTATTAGATAAATCTGGAGATAGTAAGAGTGTCCATGATAAACCCTTATAGGTCCTGTTTTTGTGTTACAACTACTTGAATAATTTTGTGGAGATCCTTGAAGTATATCAGCTTAGGATGATTTTAGtgctttataaaataattttcttttctttcccctGGTACaataacatgtatatattcaataaCAAGAATTGACTATTTCATTTGCCAGTAGATATATTCAGAAATTGAAACTGCACTTCCAGGAAGATTCTTAAGGATAGCTTGAAAATATTGACATTCTTTATCATGCTGTAGATTGATGTTATCTCTTGGCAGTTGGTGTTCAACAATTTTAAGGCCACGGAACATGAAAATTCAACGGCATATGCTAGACAATAAtatgaaacaaatatatactttCAGAGGCAAATGGGGGGAGTGTGCTGTGTTTTACTTGATTATGTCCATGTTGTGTGACCATGCATTTGGTTTGATAACCTCAATTCTTCGGATTCTATTTCAGTGTTTGTTTCATTGTGCTTGAAATTATCAAGCTTACTTGTACCCAGCTAAGTTGTTGGATTCTGTTCTCAATCTGGAGATGATCGTGATGTCTTCAATCTTGGCTTGcaagatattttttcatttataccCGTTTCTAATTGCTTGCACAACCAGTAACTGCTGTATCTTTGTTAAGACAGCACTGACTTTTTCTCCATTAGTATTGCATTTTTAAGTGTTCTCTTTAGGTAATCAGGAGCTATTGCAACTTTAGCTTTATTTTCTTCCACTTGAACATCTACTccttaaaatcttaaaaagaTGAAGAGCTTCCAGGAAAGAACCCTACAGTAGATTGACCAGGGCATGTGGTCTTCATTTGCCACTGTTTTTGCATCCAAGTTATTGTACTGTACTAGTTCATATCATCTGGACTACGCACATCTTCCCATCCTTTTTTCTATTGAATAGCTGTTTGTTCTTAAGTATGGCCTTTTCTACCCGTCAATGATGGAAGTCGCTTTACATGCTAACTAATTCACGATGCACTTGATATTGTTCTTAAACGGCGGTCTCTGTTTAGATGACATTGGttgaatttcaataaatgTACCATGGTATGATAATTTgcacttttaattaattctctaGGTGGAACAAGCTAGTGCAGAAACCTTTTGAAGAGGGTGACCAGAGGGGATTAAAGTTGGTCCAATCTATTTTAAAGCGAATCATGTTGAGAAGAACTAAGTCTAGCACAGACCGAGAAGGCAGGTGGGTATCTTGAAGCTATCCTTTtgattgtttgtttgttttgtttcttttttcaccCTCCTGGTCCCCTCTATTTGCCTTTTACTTACTGTGGTTGTCTTtgggattttcttttatccttATTGGTCAAAGGCCAATTTTAGTTCTGCCACCTGCGGACGTTCAAGTGATATATTGCAGTCTTACTGAAGCAGAGAATGACTTTTATGAAGCattatttaagaaatcaaAGGTATCAATTTACATTATTCTGTATGTGGAACTTACCTTTGGTATTACTGCTTCActtaaagttttaatttttccatctTTAGGTGAAGTTCGATCAATTTGTGGAGCAAGGCCGGGTTCTTCATAACTATGCTTCAATTTTGGAACTGCTTTTACGTCTTCGTCAATGTTGTGATCACCCATTTCTTGTTATGAGGTAAGGATATCGCTTTTAGGCTCTagcctaattttttttgcatcaagctatcattatatatttcatcctTGATTATCTCAGAAGTTATATACCCTGGTCGTCCCAAATTTATTGCTCCTATTTCCTTTCTACCTCCTAAAATAAAACTTCATTCCGTAAGATGAAACTTCACTTTCCAAAAGTATCCTCTCATGTAAAATAGTGATTTGACACTACTAGTTCTAACCATTGCTTTAGGACAATAGTGTAAAATTACACAGCGCTTTCATCTTTTTCCTACTCTCGCCTAAAACTCTGTATTCGGCACTTTGGAAGGTGGACTCTATAGATCATTAAGGAAAACCAAGTTACGTGTGACAATAAAGTAGTAAACCATGTTACCTATGGCTTGTGGCATTCTGGAGTTCTGTCAATTCACATTCTCATCCTGGGATGTTTCAGATGTGTTTCTTATTCATGGTACATTACCTTTTTTCGCCTTGTAGTATTGATGGGCATGCACCCACATCCATGACTCATATTTGCACATATAATCTTTTAGTCGGATATAAGGTACTCCAATGTATACGTACGTACATATATGTAGATACAGTagcgcacacacacatttatTACTGGGTCAGTTCTTAGTTTCTGCTTGTGATTTGGTTCTTTATATGTCCAGTCGAGGCGACACTCAAGAGTACTCTGATCTGAATAAACTCGCCAAACGTTTCCTCAAGGGTGGTGTGGACAATGTCGGTGGCCAAACTAAAGAAGCACCATCACACGCTTATATTCAGGAAGTCATGGATGAGTTACGCAAAGGGGAACAAGGAGAATGTCCAATATGCCTAGAAGCTTTTGAAGATGCCGTGTTGACACCTTGTGCTCATAAATTATGCCGAGAATGTCTTTTAGCAAGCTGGAGGAACTCTACATGTGGCCTTTGTCCTGTTTGTAGGTAGTAATGTGCTGTCTTACATAATccactaacttgtatttctttacTATCGAGGCCAGAGAGAAAAGTGAACAGCTGAACAGTGGATAGCTATATGTTAAACAGTTTCGAAAATGTATCTGAAGAAGCATTGACTTGTAAGAAAACTATATTTGAATTCCTGATGCCTAGCATTGTCTATTTCACAGGAAGACCATCAGCAAGCAGGAGCTTATCACTGTCCCAACTGATAGTCGCTTCCAGGTTGATGTTGAGAAAAACTGGGTTGAGTCATCCAAGGTTTCTGCTCTTATGCGTGAATTAGGATATCTACAGTCGGTGGGCTCAAAAAGTATAGTCTTCAGTCAATGGACTGCCTTTTTGGATCTACTGCAGATTCCTCTTTCTCGGtaacatttatttcatttattctagTTTCTAAACATGAATAATATACTTATGCTGTGTGTTTCTACATTATGCATATTATTATGAGTGAGGTTTTGGTGTCTCTCAGGAGTTGCCCTTGCTGGTGTATATGAGACAGTGTcaatattcaattttactttGAAACATGAGTTAGcaaaataatacttttgttCCGGGCTCCTGGGAAAGGGTATTGGGAATGATATATTTTGTGATGCAGATATgaaataaatcttaaaatcTCCATGCAAGGTGGTGCACTGCTGGCTCCAGTCATTGTCTCTGCTTCTTTTAAGCAACTTCTATCATTCAATTGTTCTTAGCTACTTGTATACCTTCAGTTCATATTCACCTCCCCACCCCCCCGGATTCTTACTTCAGTCTAGCGTATCTCTCTATGTTTCTTGTCTTTCAGATTAAAATGGAAATGATATTCTGACTTGCCATGTTCATTTCCAGGAGCAACATTCCATTCCTTAGGCTTGATGGAACCCTAAACCTGCAACAGCGTGAGAGAGTGATAAAGCAATTCTCAGAGGAAGATAACATCAAGGTGTGCCAAATTTTATCTCCCCACCTCGCTTCCACTTAAAGGAATTACAGGAGGCATGGTCATTCTGATATTTGCTGTTTAACAGGTCTTACTCATGTCGCTGAAGGCTGGTGGAGTTGGAATAAATCTCACTGCAGCATCTAATGCTTTTGTCATGGTAAAGCTTCAGATATTTTAAGACTCCTGCACTATTATTTGGTGTGTTCCCTATGCATGATGATATAACTTGTGGGACTGCATTAGCAATTAATACAAGTAATTATGATCACCTCATTAGTTTAGTAAGACGATGGTTTGCTAGGGATTGATATCATCACTCTTCCTACTAAGAATATAAAGATTTAATGCTGCGGCCTACCTTCAATATATTGTAGGATCCATGGTGGAATCCAGCAGTTGAGGAACAAGCAGTCATGCGCATTCACCGCATTGGTCAAACTAAAAGTGTGATAATCAAACGGTTTATTGTGAAGGTAAGTTTTCCATGGACAAGGACCTATTCTTCTTTGTTCAGTTACGTATTTCCAACCATATCATTCTGTTATGTAACTGAGAAAAAAAGTCTATCTTTATGTTGCTTTTGATAATGGGATCAGTTTATGTGAAGATTATCACATGACAGGGTACCGTTGAAGAAAGAATGGAAGCAGTCCAAGCTAGAAAACAGCGACTGATATCTGGTGCTCTAACTGACCAAGAAGTTCGAACTGCACGTATAGAAGAACTTAAAATGCTCTTCACTTAGACCCTGCTCTTGATTGACATATCTTACAGTATCAAATGATGAAACACTCTTTTCCTTCTTGGGGACTTTAGCACAGTCGAGAGATGCACGCCTCATCACTGAATCTCCATTTGCTGAGAGGATATTGTCATTGGACATTGGCCGGACTGATTTCATATTCTATCAGGAGCGACCTTTGGGATTTTACTGGAAGCTTGTGACGGGTAATATTCTTTGAGAGAGCGGCTTGGTAGTGAGAATTATTCTCCTCAGTATGTAAAGACATCACCGTGGAGAGAGTTTCCACACACTGAAGATTCCGCACCGGTGATCAAACAGGTTATATCTTCCCGGGGAGCAATAGTTGGGGTTGAATGACCTATTTACTTGATTAACTGTatcattcttttcttgtaaCTATGTGGTCTCATCAGCAGTTAAGCCGGAGAAAATTTCCCACTCACACCAATCAGTTTGGAATGTGGCAAAGGATTTCCCTCCTTAAGCTAACAAAAGGCGCCCTGAGCATAGAAAGGCTTTATGCAGGACACCATCTTCAGTTTCTGGATTTACTTTCAGAGAAGTTGATCTTGACAATTAGAATCGGACAGGCATTGTACGTGCATATTTATCATTCTTATCAGCGTTAAATGCGACGGccttaacaataaaaatattaagggggtgaacttttttcattttaaaggAAAAGTTTAGTCCAGGTTGGGTTTTGgcgaatttataattatatgataaattatgaaaaataaatttcccCTACTCCTTCCTCTCCTTATTTCTTGTGACCAAACGAAGTCTAAGTGAATAAAATCTACTGACGTTGTATTTCAGTTACTTTTGACGAACTCCACTAACTTATCCATTgctttatctaaaataaaatgaaggtatttttctttttctctgaCAATGTATTATTTctcaatattcaatatatatatatatatatatattgtgatgGCAAATTGAGGATTTGGCAATATTTAATCGCTATAATTAATCACTTTCCTGATGATAAATTTACAATCTGGCAATATTAATTTGAGTTACCTCCTCATCACAAATTAGAGATCtcccaaaatttaattcatcGTTGTTATGGTGATACGTTTTCAACAATTCTGTTCggatttattgaaaatattgttgatATACAGactcattttaaaaaagaataaataaataaacaatacgTCTTTTCTATTTAGTTGTCATTATTTCataatgatcaaaattaaacGATGATAGGaaagtgaaataaaatgaGGAAATAAACAAcactaaatattataattttgctcCTCCTTGTTTTTACAGCTTGCACATGCtacttaatataattatgcatttataatattaatgattgatTATCAATattgtgtaaataaaatttataatcttgATATAAGGggtgaattttcttttttagtttctttatatatttaaaatttccaaaaataaaaaataaaaaataaaaaaagttgaatttaaaaagggtagttttggaaattaaaaagagtTTCCTCACAAAATACATACACCTACACAACAGCCGTTTCTTGAATTCTCATCATTACGACTGCGACTGCGTAATAATACTCTCAAACGCTAAAACCTCAAACATCTCTCTCCTTTTCGCTTCTTCCTCTGCAAACAACGATAGGTCAGTCAGTCTATGATCATTACACGGACGTATGTGTGTTTCTGCGCTTTTTTTTGCATGCATAAGAACCCGCCCTCCTCCCTTCTTTCAGTGTCTgtacattatatttatgtgtttGCTGAATCTGTGCATTTaatgttttcttctcttgttttttccCATTGACAGGCGGGTTTCATGGTTTTCGGGTTTCAGTACTAGCCAATGGCGGGAGAcaacagcaacaacaacaCTGTTCCTCTGATGAGGACGGCTGCGGAACCTCGGGTTTTGCCGGTTTCTGAGGGGGTGGAGGTGGCGGGTGGCTTAGAGGAGAAGCTGAACTATGTTGAAGGAGATGATGGTCATGGAGGAGAGGCGGTGGGGGCAAGCAGCGGAGGGGGTGAGTTGACTggcaagagaaagagagggcGGCCGAGAAAACAACCAGCAGTGGAGGAATTCATGGTGGTTCCGGAATCTTCAGCCTCTCCTCAAAAGCGGGGGAGAGGGCGCCCGAAAGGGTCAGGCAAATGGCAAACCTTGGCTGCTTCTTTAGGTAACTTGCTGCAATGAATTGATTATTTTGATTCGATGTCATAAAGTATtgatcttgaaatattttgtatatgcaTGGATGCGTgtatttgattctttcttgtTAGATACTTTTTGTAGGAAACCTGTTGTGTGTTCTGTCTTGTTTTTCTATCCTCATATTCGATTGATCATGTTCCTTGATATGAAGTCATTTGGATATCATGGGCAGTGCCAATGATAAATTTGCAAAAGTTTGGAGTGGTTAATAgctttatcaattaatttttgtaaagggATCCAAGTTGTTCTATCCATGTTTTTAGTTCAGGCACCTCTAGCATATGCAATGTGCATTTAAACTTCTTGTGGctgaattatttttcatggAGTGCAATGAGTTTATCTTTGTCAACTTTTTGCAATGATAATGCAGAGAAATTTCTACAGAGGGTCTAGATCTCTAGGATTAACGTTTCCAcaagatcaaaattttgagTCTTTTTAGCTTCTGTTGGGAAAGAAGTGAGTGATTTGATGTCTCAAAGCAGCcaaaaatttctgaaatacaGCGCTGAGCTCAAGAGAACGCTGTGTTTATTGCTGAAGAGATCTTAGACTTTATCACCGA includes the following:
- the LOC105170781 gene encoding putative SWI/SNF-related matrix-associated actin-dependent regulator of chromatin subfamily A member 3-like 2 isoform X1 — translated: MTVMGNKATEEIISTVRSIVGAEFSDMDIIRALHMANNDPTAAINIIFDTPRSFKKPDFSKKSETSNSNVNAEPPISVASVKQNVSGVKDSDSVLKSNGSLNDRIGRNQGEGNDNTDSGVAKEMGSEWWFVGNGEVAGLSTCKGRILKPGDAVNFTFPVEKKLTISSPGKLAGGRGRQVATCSEIVRFSTNAGGEIGRIPNEWARCLLPLVRDKKVCLQGYCKSAPPVLGIMDTVVLAISVYINSSMFQKSHRTSLKASSNSAEESIVHPLPTLFKLLGLVPFKKAEFTPGDLYTRKRPLHDEDSSALPSSLLHINKLKSSSSENANYVENEESISDNDLDNIVGVTDSSELEEMEPPGTLLCELRPYQKQALNWMIQLERGHCVDEAAATLHPCWDAYRLADSRGMVIYVNAFSGDATTEFPSMLQMARGGILADSMGLGKTIMTISLLLTHSERGGSLSGASASQSSSDNCKASLSSDKSPVPPKKAPKFAGFERLVKQKASLVGGGNLIVCPMTLIGQWKTEIETHAEPGALSLYVHYGQNRSRDAKFLVQSDVVLTTYGVLASEFSTEVLCIIIEDIGGLFSVRWFRVILDEAHTIKSSKSQISMAASALAANCRWCLTGTPIQNNLEDLYSLLRFLKIEPWGSWAWWNKLVQKPFEEGDQRGLKLVQSILKRIMLRRTKSSTDREGRPILVLPPADVQVIYCSLTEAENDFYEALFKKSKVKFDQFVEQGRVLHNYASILELLLRLRQCCDHPFLVMSRGDTQEYSDLNKLAKRFLKGGVDNVGGQTKEAPSHAYIQEVMDELRKGEQGECPICLEAFEDAVLTPCAHKLCRECLLASWRNSTCGLCPVCRKTISKQELITVPTDSRFQVDVEKNWVESSKVSALMRELGYLQSVGSKSIVFSQWTAFLDLLQIPLSRSNIPFLRLDGTLNLQQRERVIKQFSEEDNIKVLLMSLKAGGVGINLTAASNAFVMDPWWNPAVEEQAVMRIHRIGQTKSVIIKRFIVKGTVEERMEAVQARKQRLISGALTDQEVRTARIEELKMLFT
- the LOC105170781 gene encoding putative SWI/SNF-related matrix-associated actin-dependent regulator of chromatin subfamily A member 3-like 2 isoform X2 → MTVMGNKATEEIISTVRSIVGAEFSDMDIIRALHMANNDPTAAINIIFDTPRSFKKPDFSKKSETSNSNVNAEPPISVASVKQNVSGVKDSDSVLKSNGSLNDRIGRNQGEGNDNTDSGVAKEMGSEWWFVGNGEVAGLSTCKGRILKPGDAVNFTFPVEKKLTISSPGKLAGGRGRQVATCSEIVRFSTNAGGEIGRIPNEWARCLLPLVRDKKVCLQGYCKSAPPVLGIMDTVVLAISVYINSSMFQKSHRTSLKASSNSAEESIVHPLPTLFKLLGLVPFKKAEFTPGDLYTRKRPLHDEDSSALPSSLLHINKLKSSSSENANYVENEESISDNDLDNIVGVTDSSELEEMEPPGTLLCELRPYQKQALNWMIQLERGHCVDEAAATLHPCWDAYRLADRGMVIYVNAFSGDATTEFPSMLQMARGGILADSMGLGKTIMTISLLLTHSERGGSLSGASASQSSSDNCKASLSSDKSPVPPKKAPKFAGFERLVKQKASLVGGGNLIVCPMTLIGQWKTEIETHAEPGALSLYVHYGQNRSRDAKFLVQSDVVLTTYGVLASEFSTEVLCIIIEDIGGLFSVRWFRVILDEAHTIKSSKSQISMAASALAANCRWCLTGTPIQNNLEDLYSLLRFLKIEPWGSWAWWNKLVQKPFEEGDQRGLKLVQSILKRIMLRRTKSSTDREGRPILVLPPADVQVIYCSLTEAENDFYEALFKKSKVKFDQFVEQGRVLHNYASILELLLRLRQCCDHPFLVMSRGDTQEYSDLNKLAKRFLKGGVDNVGGQTKEAPSHAYIQEVMDELRKGEQGECPICLEAFEDAVLTPCAHKLCRECLLASWRNSTCGLCPVCRKTISKQELITVPTDSRFQVDVEKNWVESSKVSALMRELGYLQSVGSKSIVFSQWTAFLDLLQIPLSRSNIPFLRLDGTLNLQQRERVIKQFSEEDNIKVLLMSLKAGGVGINLTAASNAFVMDPWWNPAVEEQAVMRIHRIGQTKSVIIKRFIVKGTVEERMEAVQARKQRLISGALTDQEVRTARIEELKMLFT
- the LOC105170781 gene encoding putative SWI/SNF-related matrix-associated actin-dependent regulator of chromatin subfamily A member 3-like 2 isoform X4 codes for the protein MTVMGNKATEEIISTVRSIVGAEFSDMDIIRALHMANNDPTAAINIIFDTPRSFKKPDFSKKSETSNSNVNAEPPISVASVKQNVSGVAKEMGSEWWFVGNGEVAGLSTCKGRILKPGDAVNFTFPVEKKLTISSPGKLAGGRGRQVATCSEIVRFSTNAGGEIGRIPNEWARCLLPLVRDKKVCLQGYCKSAPPVLGIMDTVVLAISVYINSSMFQKSHRTSLKASSNSAEESIVHPLPTLFKLLGLVPFKKAEFTPGDLYTRKRPLHDEDSSALPSSLLHINKLKSSSSENANYVENEESISDNDLDNIVGVTDSSELEEMEPPGTLLCELRPYQKQALNWMIQLERGHCVDEAAATLHPCWDAYRLADSRGMVIYVNAFSGDATTEFPSMLQMARGGILADSMGLGKTIMTISLLLTHSERGGSLSGASASQSSSDNCKASLSSDKSPVPPKKAPKFAGFERLVKQKASLVGGGNLIVCPMTLIGQWKTEIETHAEPGALSLYVHYGQNRSRDAKFLVQSDVVLTTYGVLASEFSTEVLCIIIEDIGGLFSVRWFRVILDEAHTIKSSKSQISMAASALAANCRWCLTGTPIQNNLEDLYSLLRFLKIEPWGSWAWWNKLVQKPFEEGDQRGLKLVQSILKRIMLRRTKSSTDREGRPILVLPPADVQVIYCSLTEAENDFYEALFKKSKVKFDQFVEQGRVLHNYASILELLLRLRQCCDHPFLVMSRGDTQEYSDLNKLAKRFLKGGVDNVGGQTKEAPSHAYIQEVMDELRKGEQGECPICLEAFEDAVLTPCAHKLCRECLLASWRNSTCGLCPVCRKTISKQELITVPTDSRFQVDVEKNWVESSKVSALMRELGYLQSVGSKSIVFSQWTAFLDLLQIPLSRSNIPFLRLDGTLNLQQRERVIKQFSEEDNIKVLLMSLKAGGVGINLTAASNAFVMDPWWNPAVEEQAVMRIHRIGQTKSVIIKRFIVKGTVEERMEAVQARKQRLISGALTDQEVRTARIEELKMLFT